A genomic window from Rhizobium sp. 007 includes:
- a CDS encoding cation:proton antiporter, producing MHQEVTLIATVAVSFVFAAVLGYVADRLRLPPLVGYLVAGILMGPFTPGFVADTALAGQLAEMGVILLMFGVGLHFSAADLLAVRGIAVPGAIIRIIIATLLGIGLAKWWGWGLGAGIVFGLSLSVASTVVLLKVLEERNLLNSASGRVAVGWLIVEDLAMVLALVLLPALAELLGGHAASDAAQGAGLPLSLAIALTLLKVGAFAVMAIFVGPKIVPWLLTLVARTGSRELFTLTVLAIALGIAFGSAEIFGVSFALGAFFAGVVMSESNLSHRAAADSLPLQNAFSVLFFVSVGMLFDPSILARQPMAVISALTLIIVGKAIISFLIVILLRYPIGMALTVAGGLAQIGEFSFILAGLGVSLGLLPTDGQDVILASAIISITLNPLVCAGAEALHTYVHARWPVLSNHYGRRRHEALGRELEKIRALTEARERQHQLEMQQLIETFPLFAKVDEHSQEELLLLFRPKSALPGERVMRKGDRGDGMYFLSSGAVEVRLPGGAVRLEPGAFFGEMALLSGGRRTADVIAIDFCQFLVLERRDFNMFTARHPALRAAVSEMARERSQMNALNAKREEQPDQREVSAEGQ from the coding sequence GTGCATCAGGAAGTAACGCTTATTGCCACAGTCGCCGTCAGCTTCGTCTTTGCGGCGGTGCTGGGATATGTGGCCGACAGGCTGCGGCTGCCGCCGCTGGTCGGCTACCTCGTGGCAGGCATACTCATGGGACCGTTCACGCCGGGCTTCGTCGCCGATACAGCGCTTGCCGGACAGCTGGCGGAGATGGGTGTCATCCTGCTGATGTTCGGCGTCGGGCTGCATTTTTCCGCCGCTGACCTGCTTGCCGTGCGCGGTATCGCCGTGCCGGGCGCGATCATCCGGATCATCATCGCTACGCTGCTCGGAATTGGCCTCGCGAAATGGTGGGGCTGGGGGCTCGGCGCCGGGATCGTCTTCGGCCTCAGCCTGTCGGTGGCAAGCACCGTCGTGCTGCTGAAGGTCCTTGAGGAACGAAACCTCCTGAATTCAGCAAGCGGCCGCGTCGCGGTCGGCTGGCTGATCGTCGAAGACTTGGCGATGGTTCTGGCGCTGGTCTTGCTGCCTGCCCTTGCGGAATTGCTCGGCGGCCACGCCGCCAGCGATGCTGCACAGGGCGCTGGGCTGCCGCTGTCGCTGGCGATCGCGCTGACGCTGCTGAAGGTCGGCGCCTTTGCGGTCATGGCGATCTTTGTCGGCCCGAAGATTGTTCCCTGGCTCCTGACGCTCGTCGCCCGAACCGGCTCGCGCGAACTCTTCACATTGACGGTCCTTGCCATCGCCCTCGGCATCGCTTTCGGCTCCGCCGAGATCTTCGGCGTTTCCTTCGCACTCGGCGCTTTTTTCGCGGGCGTCGTGATGAGCGAGTCCAATCTCAGCCACCGGGCCGCTGCCGATTCTCTGCCGCTTCAGAACGCCTTTTCAGTCCTGTTCTTCGTGTCGGTCGGCATGCTGTTCGATCCATCGATCCTGGCCCGCCAGCCAATGGCCGTCATCAGCGCGCTGACGTTGATCATCGTCGGCAAGGCGATTATCTCCTTTCTGATCGTCATCCTGCTTCGATATCCGATCGGAATGGCGCTGACCGTCGCAGGCGGACTGGCGCAGATCGGCGAATTTTCCTTCATTCTTGCCGGCCTCGGCGTCTCCCTCGGATTGCTACCGACTGACGGGCAGGATGTCATCCTTGCGTCCGCGATCATTTCGATCACGCTCAATCCGCTCGTCTGCGCCGGCGCCGAGGCGCTGCATACCTATGTGCACGCCCGATGGCCGGTGCTCAGCAATCATTACGGCCGCCGCCGGCATGAGGCGCTCGGACGCGAGCTTGAAAAGATCAGGGCACTTACCGAAGCGCGGGAGCGCCAGCATCAGCTGGAGATGCAGCAACTGATCGAGACTTTCCCGCTTTTCGCCAAGGTCGATGAGCACTCGCAGGAGGAACTGCTCCTTCTCTTCCGTCCCAAATCCGCGCTGCCGGGCGAACGCGTCATGCGCAAGGGGGACCGCGGGGACGGCATGTATTTTCTCTCGTCCGGAGCCGTGGAAGTCCGTCTTCCCGGCGGCGCCGTCCGTCTCGAACCGGGTGCATTTTTCGGTGAAATGGCTCTGCTGAGCGGCGGACGGCGAACCGCCGATGTCATTGCCATCGATTTCTGCCAATTCCTGGTGCTGGAACGCCGTGACTTCAATATGTTCACCGCCCGCCACCCGGCGCTAAGGGCCGCCGTCAGCGAAATGGCGCGAGAGCGCTCGCAGATGAACGCACTAAACGCGAAGCGCGAAGAGCAGCCGGATCAACGCGAAGTGTCGGCGGAAGGCCAATAG
- a CDS encoding YqaA family protein, whose product MLRRLYDWTMSLAARRSAEVWLAVIAFVESSVFLVPADVLFLPMALAKPERSYRYAIVATAASVLGGIAGWALGFYAYETVARPVLEFYGKLDAFEQMKSYVTYETILLLLVTSGLAHLPPIKIVTILSGVIHVNIWLFVISAIVARGARFLFLAWLLRRYGEPIRHFIEKRLGHIVSIGAVVAIVLYIVYRYLAH is encoded by the coding sequence ATGCTCCGCAGACTTTACGACTGGACCATGTCTCTCGCCGCCCGCAGATCGGCCGAAGTCTGGCTCGCCGTTATCGCCTTCGTCGAAAGCTCCGTCTTTCTCGTCCCGGCCGATGTCCTTTTTCTTCCCATGGCACTCGCCAAGCCCGAGCGTTCATATCGATATGCGATCGTTGCCACGGCCGCCTCGGTTCTCGGCGGCATCGCCGGCTGGGCGCTCGGCTTCTATGCCTACGAGACCGTGGCGCGGCCGGTGCTGGAATTCTACGGAAAGCTCGATGCCTTCGAGCAGATGAAATCTTACGTCACTTACGAGACGATCCTGCTTTTGCTGGTGACGTCGGGACTGGCGCACCTGCCGCCGATCAAAATCGTGACGATCCTGTCCGGGGTGATTCACGTCAACATATGGCTGTTCGTCATCTCGGCGATCGTTGCCCGCGGCGCGCGCTTCCTATTCCTGGCCTGGCTGCTTCGCCGCTACGGCGAGCCGATTCGCCATTTCATTGAAAAGCGCTTGGGGCATATTGTCAGCATCGGTGCAGTGGTCGCCATCGTGCTTTATATTGTCTATCGCTACCTTGCCCACTGA
- a CDS encoding disulfide bond formation protein B, which produces MTAIASPLSRPVVLYSLLLALGMAVVVGTALGFQYIGGYIPCALCLLQREPYYYGIPIAILGALASFFGLPNWVARALLLAAGMLMVVGAGMGVYHAGVEWHFWAGPATCSTSAGAMTQNAGDLLTELNTITGPSCTDAALRVLGLSFAGWNVIASLILAAFAFVGVRKSA; this is translated from the coding sequence ATGACTGCCATTGCCTCGCCTCTTTCCCGCCCGGTCGTTCTCTATTCGCTGCTGCTGGCCCTCGGCATGGCGGTGGTCGTCGGAACTGCACTCGGCTTCCAGTATATCGGCGGCTACATTCCCTGTGCGCTCTGCCTGCTGCAGCGCGAGCCCTATTACTACGGTATTCCGATCGCGATCCTCGGCGCGCTCGCATCGTTTTTCGGTCTGCCGAACTGGGTCGCCCGTGCCCTGCTTCTGGCGGCAGGTATGCTGATGGTGGTCGGTGCCGGCATGGGTGTCTATCACGCGGGCGTCGAATGGCATTTCTGGGCAGGGCCAGCGACCTGCTCGACGAGTGCAGGCGCCATGACGCAGAATGCCGGCGACCTGCTGACGGAACTCAACACAATTACCGGCCCCTCCTGCACCGATGCGGCGCTGCGCGTTCTCGGTCTTTCCTTTGCGGGCTGGAATGTGATTGCGAGCCTGATCCTTGCCGCTTTCGCTTTCGTCGGCGTCCGCAAATCGGCATAA
- a CDS encoding HNH endonuclease, producing MTIAVSPQALPALVLNADYRPLSYYPLSLWSWQDAIKAVFLDRVNIIAEYEHSVSSPSFSMRLPSVVCLKTYVQPSRNPAFTRFNVFLRDKFECQYCGEHDDLTFDHVVPRAHGGETTWQNVVAACSPCNLKKGSKLPKQAGMFPSQKPYQPTVQDLHNNGRLFPPNYLHDSWLDYLYWDTELQP from the coding sequence TTGACGATTGCAGTCTCCCCCCAGGCCCTGCCGGCGCTCGTCCTGAACGCTGACTACCGGCCTTTGAGTTATTATCCCTTGTCGCTCTGGTCCTGGCAGGACGCGATCAAGGCGGTTTTCCTTGACCGTGTGAATATCATTGCGGAATACGAACATTCAGTTTCTTCGCCGAGCTTCTCGATGCGGCTTCCGAGTGTCGTCTGCCTCAAGACCTACGTTCAGCCTTCGCGGAACCCGGCCTTTACCCGGTTCAATGTCTTTCTCCGCGACAAATTCGAATGTCAGTATTGCGGCGAGCATGACGATCTGACCTTCGACCACGTCGTCCCGCGCGCCCATGGCGGCGAGACGACCTGGCAAAATGTCGTGGCGGCCTGCTCTCCCTGCAATCTCAAAAAGGGCAGCAAGCTGCCGAAGCAGGCAGGCATGTTCCCCTCGCAGAAGCCGTATCAGCCGACCGTGCAGGACCTGCACAACAACGGCCGGCTCTTTCCGCCGAACTATCTGCACGACAGCTGGCTCGACTATCTCTACTGGGATACCGAACTGCAGCCCTGA
- a CDS encoding DNA-3-methyladenine glycosylase, translating to MLSSATNSKPSRGNVQIIRSEEDIREGLKHLFRLDPRLADIAKEVGPIPLRLHEPGFAGLAHIIVSQMVSRASADAIWRRMSLAEEGVLTAERYVALRPDAWREFGLSRAKATTLSGIAEAVVSGRLDLALLSSRPPVEALAELTALKGVGPWTAEVYLMFCGGHADVFPSGDVALQNAVAAAFGLAQRPHAKVLASLAMVWSPWRSVAARLFWAYYAQKLGRGLLPVG from the coding sequence ATGCTTTCTTCTGCCACGAATTCGAAACCATCGCGAGGCAACGTGCAAATCATTCGAAGCGAAGAGGATATCCGCGAGGGACTGAAGCATTTGTTTCGCCTCGACCCGCGGCTCGCCGATATTGCGAAGGAGGTGGGTCCGATCCCGCTGCGCCTTCACGAGCCGGGTTTTGCTGGCCTTGCCCATATCATTGTTTCGCAGATGGTTTCGCGCGCAAGCGCCGATGCTATTTGGCGGCGCATGTCGCTTGCTGAAGAAGGAGTGCTGACGGCCGAACGCTATGTCGCACTGCGACCGGATGCCTGGCGGGAATTCGGTCTGTCGCGTGCCAAGGCGACGACACTGTCGGGCATCGCCGAAGCAGTCGTATCGGGCCGCCTTGATCTCGCTCTGCTTTCCTCGAGGCCGCCGGTGGAGGCGCTTGCCGAGTTGACGGCGTTGAAGGGCGTTGGTCCGTGGACCGCGGAAGTCTATCTGATGTTTTGCGGCGGGCACGCCGATGTCTTCCCATCAGGAGACGTCGCACTGCAGAACGCCGTCGCTGCTGCCTTTGGTCTCGCACAGCGTCCGCACGCGAAAGTGCTCGCCTCGCTTGCCATGGTCTGGTCGCCCTGGAGATCGGTCGCAGCAAGGCTTTTCTGGGCTTACTATGCTCAGAAACTGGGTCGCGGGCTCCTGCCGGTCGGCTGA
- the gluQRS gene encoding tRNA glutamyl-Q(34) synthetase GluQRS: MTTTQRQKPIFRFAPSPNGPLHLGHALSAFLNQDMAAAMDGRLLLRIEDIDQTRCTPEFEAGIYADLEWLGIDWEKPVRRQSDHFAEYQTALHGLIERGLVYPSFLTRGEVKARVSASEAGGNPWPRDPDGSPHYPSDDRDRSEGERRKMLASGLKHAWRLDMGRALQAADRVLSWSETGDGETGGIAADPSVWGDVVLSRSDAPSSYHLSVVIDDALQAVTHIVRGLDLFHATSVHRLLQVLLDLPQPVYHHHRLVTDPKGRKLSKSDGDTGLADLRGKGLSAADIRNLVGL, encoded by the coding sequence ATGACCACGACTCAGCGTCAAAAGCCCATTTTCCGTTTTGCGCCCAGTCCCAACGGCCCGCTGCATCTCGGCCACGCGCTCTCGGCCTTCCTCAACCAGGATATGGCCGCAGCAATGGACGGACGCCTGCTGCTGCGCATCGAAGACATCGACCAGACACGTTGTACACCCGAATTCGAAGCAGGCATTTATGCCGATCTCGAATGGCTGGGAATCGACTGGGAGAAGCCCGTCCGGCGACAATCCGACCATTTCGCGGAATATCAGACAGCATTGCATGGTCTGATCGAGCGCGGATTGGTCTATCCTTCGTTTCTGACGCGCGGCGAGGTGAAAGCCAGAGTGTCCGCTTCCGAAGCCGGCGGCAACCCCTGGCCGCGCGATCCGGACGGTTCGCCGCACTATCCTTCCGACGATCGCGACCGAAGTGAAGGCGAGCGGCGCAAGATGCTTGCTTCAGGCCTGAAACACGCTTGGCGTCTGGACATGGGGCGGGCACTGCAGGCTGCCGATCGTGTTTTATCCTGGAGCGAGACCGGCGACGGCGAGACCGGGGGGATTGCCGCCGATCCATCGGTGTGGGGGGACGTCGTTCTTTCGCGCTCGGATGCCCCCTCAAGCTACCACCTTTCGGTGGTTATCGACGATGCGCTGCAGGCCGTCACTCATATCGTGCGCGGGCTCGACCTCTTTCACGCAACATCGGTCCACCGGCTGCTGCAGGTGCTGCTCGACCTGCCTCAGCCGGTCTACCACCATCATCGGCTGGTGACGGATCCAAAGGGACGCAAGCTCTCGAAAAGCGATGGCGATACCGGGCTTGCGGATTTGCGTGGCAAGGGGCTATCGGCGGCCGATATCCGGAATCTTGTCGGTCTTTGA
- a CDS encoding YihY/virulence factor BrkB family protein has translation MPKIVRTLYDVAYDAICHLIEDDGFAMASHVALSILLAVFPFLIFGTTLANFLGADQFSSTAVHLIFDTWPEAIAKPVADQVLQVLTIPRGGLLTVSVLAAAYFASNGVEALRISLNRAYRVQETRPWYFTRLASLGYVLIAVIIFAAISILLVAVPLALDYARQWFPLFADTLEIVFSWRIYGTLFVLTVGLLVVHLWLPAGRRRVYDVIPGVLLTLLFWLAGALIFAFYLATFANYTATYAGLASVMVVLIFLYMVGVIFIIGAEINAALMKFRVRAIFARNFLSGQGSKLSKTDKIPDIGRR, from the coding sequence ATGCCGAAGATAGTGCGTACGCTCTATGATGTGGCATACGACGCGATCTGCCACCTAATCGAGGATGACGGTTTCGCGATGGCGAGCCATGTCGCATTGTCGATCCTGCTGGCGGTTTTTCCTTTTTTGATCTTCGGCACGACGCTCGCAAACTTCCTCGGAGCCGACCAGTTCTCCTCCACGGCCGTTCATCTCATTTTCGATACCTGGCCGGAAGCGATCGCCAAACCTGTGGCCGACCAGGTGCTGCAGGTGCTGACGATTCCGCGCGGCGGACTGCTGACGGTCTCGGTGCTGGCGGCCGCCTATTTCGCCTCGAACGGTGTCGAGGCGCTGCGCATATCGCTCAACCGCGCCTATCGCGTACAGGAGACGAGGCCTTGGTATTTCACGCGCCTGGCCAGCCTCGGTTACGTGCTGATCGCGGTGATCATTTTTGCCGCCATCAGCATCCTGCTCGTCGCCGTGCCGCTCGCTCTCGATTACGCGCGGCAGTGGTTTCCGCTCTTTGCCGATACGCTCGAAATCGTTTTCAGCTGGCGAATCTACGGAACGCTTTTCGTGCTGACGGTCGGTCTGCTCGTCGTTCACCTCTGGCTGCCTGCCGGCCGCAGGCGGGTTTACGACGTTATCCCTGGGGTTTTGCTGACACTGCTTTTCTGGCTCGCGGGCGCGCTGATCTTCGCCTTTTACCTCGCCACCTTCGCGAATTACACAGCGACCTATGCGGGTCTGGCATCGGTGATGGTCGTGCTGATCTTCCTCTACATGGTCGGCGTGATCTTCATCATTGGCGCGGAAATCAATGCGGCACTGATGAAATTTCGGGTGCGCGCCATCTTCGCCCGCAATTTTTTGAGCGGGCAGGGCAGCAAGCTTTCAAAGACCGACAAGATTCCGGATATCGGCCGCCGATAG
- a CDS encoding SDR family oxidoreductase produces MAEQRTIIVTGCSSGIGAYCARALKTDGWRVFAAVRKHADLGPLQEEGIEAFLMDYTRSDTITDFVRDVAEASGGRIDAVFNNGAYGQPGAVEDLTTDVLRAQFETNFFGWHELTRQILPLMRRRGSGRIVQCSSILGVVPYRFRGAYTASKFALEGLSITLRMELQGSGIHVCLIEPGPIASRFTANALAKFKEHVDIRNSVHAADYRRQLARLDGTGPKNRHKLQPDAVYTVLKHALNSNNPKPHYPVTTPAKQGMFLKRLIPADLFYRLMRWTD; encoded by the coding sequence ATGGCGGAGCAACGCACCATCATCGTGACCGGATGCTCATCCGGCATCGGTGCCTATTGCGCGCGAGCCCTGAAGACCGACGGCTGGCGCGTCTTTGCAGCGGTCAGAAAACACGCCGACCTCGGACCGCTGCAGGAGGAGGGCATCGAAGCCTTCCTGATGGACTATACGCGGTCGGATACGATCACTGATTTCGTTCGCGATGTAGCAGAGGCAAGCGGCGGGCGCATCGACGCAGTTTTCAACAACGGCGCCTACGGCCAGCCCGGCGCGGTCGAGGATTTAACGACCGACGTGCTGCGTGCGCAGTTCGAAACGAATTTCTTCGGCTGGCATGAATTGACACGGCAAATACTGCCGCTGATGCGAAGGCGCGGCTCGGGCCGCATCGTACAATGCTCGTCCATTCTCGGCGTCGTGCCCTATCGTTTTCGCGGCGCCTACACCGCTTCGAAGTTTGCGCTCGAGGGGCTGAGCATCACGCTGCGCATGGAACTTCAGGGCAGCGGCATCCACGTGTGCCTGATCGAACCAGGTCCGATTGCCTCGCGCTTTACCGCCAACGCGCTCGCGAAGTTCAAAGAACATGTCGACATCCGCAATTCCGTGCATGCGGCAGATTACCGCCGACAGCTCGCGCGTCTTGACGGGACTGGCCCGAAGAATCGACATAAGCTTCAACCCGACGCCGTCTATACTGTGTTGAAACACGCATTGAACTCGAACAATCCGAAGCCACATTATCCTGTAACGACACCGGCAAAACAGGGCATGTTCCTGAAGAGGCTGATTCCGGCGGACCTTTTTTATCGCCTGATGCGCTGGACCGATT